In Topomyia yanbarensis strain Yona2022 chromosome 2, ASM3024719v1, whole genome shotgun sequence, one DNA window encodes the following:
- the LOC131685621 gene encoding RNA-splicing ligase RtcB homolog, translated as MVVREYNEELKYIERISPNSFLIKKGFQPNMNVEGIFFANSRLEKLMFDELRNSCRPGMTGGFLPGVKQIANVAALPGIVGRSVGLPDIHSGYGFAIGNMAAFDMSDPTSIVSPGGVGFDINCGVRLLRTNLFESDVKPVKENLAQSLFDHIPVGVGSKGIIPMNAHDLEEALEMGMDWSLREGYVWAEDKEHCEEYGRMLNADPSKVSMRAKKRGLPQLGTLGAGNHYAEIQVVDEIYDRYAASKMGIEERGQVCVMIHSGSRGFGHQVATDALVEMEKAMKRDKIETNDRQLACARINSTEGQNYLKAMAAASNFAWVNRSSMTFLTRQAFAKQFNTTPDDLDMHVIYDVSHNVAKMEEHLVDGRPKQLLIHRKGSTRALPPHHPLIPVDYQLTGQPVLVGGSMGTYSFVLTGTERGMAATFGSTCHGAGRALSRAKSRRNLDYKDVLRDLEAKGISIRVASPKLVQEEAPDSYKDVQDVVQTCHDVGISAKCIRLRPIAVIKG; from the exons ATGGTGGTACGTGAGTACAATGAGGAATTGAAATACATCGAGCGTATTTCGCCCAACAGTTTCCTCATCAAGAAAGGCTTTCAGCCGAACATGAACGTTGAGGGTATCTTCTTTGCCAACAGCCGGCTCGAGAAGCTGATGTTTGATGAGCTGCGAAATTCGTGCCGGCCGGGTATGACCGGTGGGTTTCTGCCGGGAGTGAAACAGATTGCCAACGTGGCAGCGCTACCAGGAATTGTTGGACG ATCTGTCGGTCTTCCGGATATTCACTCAGGCTATGGTTTTGCTATCGGCAATATGGCTGCGTTTGACATGAGTGATCCAACGTCAATCGTTTCGCCGGGAGGCGTCGGTTTCGATATCAACTGCGGTGTTCGGCTGCTACGAACAAATCTTTTCGAGTCGGATGTAAAACCGGTGAAGGAAAATTTGGCTCAAAGCCTGTTTGATCACATCCCGGTGGGTGTGGGATCAAAGGGAATCATTCCAATGAATGCACACGATTTGGAAGAAGCGCTGGAGATGGGTATGGATTGGTCACTACGAGAGGGTTACGTATGGGCAGAGGATAAGGAACATTGCGAAGAGTACGGACGGATGTTGAATGCTGATCCAAGCAAGGTGAGCATGCGCGCGAAAAAACGAGGTTTGCCTCAATTAGGAACGTTAGGGGCTGGAAATCACTACGCTGAGATTCAGGTTGTGGATGAAATATACGACAGATACGCAGCCAGCAAGATGGGTATTGAAGAAAGGGGTCAAGTCTGTGTTATGATCCACTCCGGAAGTCGTGGATTTGGTCATCAGGTGGCCACTGATGCATTAGTCGAGATGGAAAAAGCTATGAAACgagataaaattgaaactaacgATCGACAGCTGGCTTGTGCTAGGATCAATTCGACTGAAGGACAAAATTATCTAAAGGCCATGGCCGCAGCATCTAATTTCGCCTGGGTCAATCGCAGTTCCATGACGTTCCTTACTCGACAAGCATTCGCCAAACAGTTTAACACTACACCGGACGACCTCGACATGCACGTGATATACGATGTATCTCACAACGTTGCCAAAATGGAAGAGCATTTGGTAGATGGTCGTCCCAAGCAGTTACTGATTCATCGAAAGGGCTCCACGCGAGCTCTGCCACCGCACCACCCGTTGATCCCGGTTGACTATCAGCTAACTGGACAACCTGTCCTCGTCGGTGGCTCCATGGGAACGTACAGTTTTGTTCTGACCGGTACTGAGAGAGGAATGGCAGCCACTTTCGGGTCGACGTGTCACGGAGCAGGGCGCGCTTTGTCGAGAGCCAAATCACGCCGCAACCTTGACTACAAAGATGTTTTGCGCGATTTGGAAGCTAAGGGAATTTCAATCCGGGTTGCTTCGCCCAAACTGGTACAGGAGGAAGCACCGGATTCATACAAAGATGTACAGGATGTGGTGCAAACGTGCCACGATGTGGGTATTAGTGCCAAATGTATCAGGCTGAGACCAATTGCTGTCATCAAGGGTTAG